Part of the Nicotiana sylvestris chromosome 2, ASM39365v2, whole genome shotgun sequence genome, TGATTCATTTTATGGAACCAATAGGGGTTTGAGTGCTAGCAGTGAAACTCGTGCTGAGATCGTGGAACTCATCACTAAGCTTGAATCCATGAACCCAACTCCTGCTCCTACCGAGGCGTTGCCTCTTCTCAATGGCAAATGGATTCTTGCGTAAGTTCCTGTTTTCACCTGCACCATGAAAAATATACTTTTTTTTCCATTTATTTATGTGGTCCATATTGCTATGTGTGAAATGAACAAAAATAATTTCTCAAACTACAATATTGTCAGAAAGAAATGAATTAATATTCCGAATTTATAccaaaaattaatttcttttttctttgttaagCTGGAATCTGTAATTCTTTTGGGAAAACGGAGAATAActtttttatcaacttttgttgattttatgaaaaattctcGCTTAATTGAAGGGGTAGTTTAAGGCTGATGAATCTTTTGGATGAATTACTTTAGTAGCAAGGATTGAATCACATGACTAACTGTTTCACTAGCttgcaattttcttttagttatTACATGTTGTGTATGTTGATTATTGTGCTCTAAGCAATCGGATTCTTTTGTTAAATAAAAACTATCATAGTTCATTTATTCAGCAATCGAATTTGAGTTAACATTCCTGCCTATCTGGAACACAAAGGAAAGATAATAAAAGGTTTTGGTACCTGGAAAACCAGAAGTATCCGGAGCCTAAGAGAAACAGTCAAGTTGTCTCCGCGTGACCTACAGGTCATGGGTTCGAGCCATGGAATTAGTCATTGATGCTTGCATCAGGATAGACTGCCTACATACACCCCCTCGGGATGCGGCCCTTCACCGGTCCCTACTGAACgcgggatgctttgtgcaccagAAAACTAGAAGTATCCCTAATACATATCAGGATTTTAGTGAAATCCCTTCACTGCCGTGTTCGACAAAGGTTACTTAGAAGTTTTTGATTTATGGGTGCTAAATACCACGGCTAAATATACCTATTAAAGATATTACTGCGACCATATATGTTGCCATGACCATACATCAAATCAAACATACGTCCACCCCTAATTTTAGAGTATTTTTGAGATGCAGCAAAGTTGAAGGAGATTATAATAGTTTGATGTGAAGAGACTAATTTTCTTTGAGAATCACTTTCTAAGGGTGGCATCTTTTCACCACCATCACTGTTGACTTGTTGATTTGTAGCTAATCATTATCTTTTGATGAAAACAAGGACATTCTTTAGTGCACTAAGAATGTTAAATGTTCTTTCTTCATTGTAAATGTAATATACTCGCGCTTGTTGGCATGAACACTTGGAATTGTATACCGGAAAACTGCAGGTACACATCTTTTTCTGGTCTGTTCCCCTTGTTGTCAAGGGGCACACTGCCTCTAGTTCGCGTCGAGGAGATTTCCCAGACCATCGATTCTGAGACTTTTGTTGTTCAGAATTGTGTCGTCTTTGCTGGACCTTTAGCTACAACTTCCATTACTACCAACGCCAAATTCGAAGTCAGAAGTCCTAAGCGTGTCCAGGTCATTATCTTCTTCCACATTTTTCTAGTCTAGTCATCATCCCTCATACTTGATCATCATTTTGGTCTCATGTTATACTGTGTTTCGTGGTTCAGATTAAATTTGATGAAGGCATAATTGGAACACCCCAGTTGACGGATTCTATTGAGCTGCCTGAGAACGTCGAATTCTTGGGACAAAAAATTGATCTAAGCCGTTTTAAAGGCTTGATTAATTCAGTCCAAGACACAGCTTCTTCAGTAGCCAAGTCTATTTCCAGTCAACCACCAATTAAGTTTCCTATTTCCAACAGCAATGCACAATCTTGGCTGCTGACAACATACCTGGATGATGAGCTTAGGATTTCCAGAGGAGATGGAGGCAGTGTATTTGTGTTGATCAAGGAAGGCAGTCCCCTCTTGAAGCCTTAAAAAGACATTTTCTTGAAGTTGTGTATGATGCTAGCTAGTATAGAAGAGCAAAATatagaaaggaaaaaataaaagatGATGTAAACTAAAAATATGTATTTACATTGAAAGATAAATCTATAGATCTGCATGACCTCATGATTTGTAACTATTGAGGTTTCCTGGTGTATCAAATATAGGAAATATATGGCTTGAAAGAATTAGCATATGAACTACGCTGGAATTCAATCAACTTTGGAAGCCTTTTTATGGCGATTTACTTTGAGTGAACCATTAAAATAGTTGATTGAATTCCAAAGTTGGTTTGGGGCCTTAAAGGATTATATAGCCTGTTTggtcaaacttttttttttggcCACAAGTACTTTTTTGGgtcaaaagtattttcttttctaaaattaaggtgtttggccaagcttttagaagaaaaaagtGTTTTTTAGGAGAAACAGAAACAGTTTTTGAGAagtagaaaaaagtagtttctcttcAAGAACAcgtttttgagaagcacttttgagaaaaatacacttagaaggagtttctaaaagcttggcctaatactaattactgctcaaaattgttttttaaattaattagccaaacataaGTTGTCTCTCACCAAAAACACTTTTATGAAagatacttttgagaaaaacacttcttAAAATAAGCGGATTTTAGAAGTTTTGCAAAATATGCTATTAGTATAGTGGTAAGAGTGTACTTGTAAGAATATAACACATTATGTGAGAGTTAAGACATAGGAGTTTAAATTCTGTCACAAACAAAATGTTGATATTTTAATAGAAAGAATAGAATGTTGGAAGATTATATTAGCATTTTTTTTGGGGAACTCTTATATTagcatgttgttattgttgttgttgttgttgttgttatattagcATGTTGGAAGACTTGAAGTTGAAGCGAGTAGAATTTGTTCGGGAGAGATGTTTCCAATCTTTTCAATGCATGGTTAATTTTTTTCTATTAAGTATTGACCTTAGAAGAACCTCAGAAGTGGAGTTGAAAAACATATATTATTATGCTTGAAAAGTTAATATCGTTTGTGAGAACCACATcataatatttaaattttaaaaattgattAAGCAAAAACGAATCGCTTCGGAATGTCCCATgggaaattaataaaaaaatagctTAATTAACAAAAATGTGAATTTTTATCAAGTAAGTTCAATCTACATCTATATATacatattaaagcaagaaagttaccatatataattgacattatggttaagccaagtggcaagctaataaatatcaatagtatatggtaactttattctatatttgactactcagttaaatacaaatataatataatataatataatataatatatacggaatttgaattaaaagataattttgaatttataaataaagttctaaaatttgaatttaaattaaaaataaaatttatctttttttatcttgttatcatacttaatttggTTAATGATCAtgtgcaatcatgttaggaacttttgttattttttataattatttaaatactacttcgcctctagcaaaaaaaattactccatataactataaaactctttttaaaattttataagtatagttctttgaaacactgtagctagatttgaataaaacgtaattcttttaaaataaatgtaatatatagggtacacatctatgtttatctaaataacaaaaaagagtttacaaaatcaaataaaagtttacttacatatataataaagtaaacatacatgctggagaaagaaacatcacaaaatcagtcaataattaaaaagaaaaaaagttatttcttttttcttatgaagaatatttgtttgaagaatcaatttgcataaatggaagAATATTTAGCATTATTCTTATACTTCCTACCAAACGAACCCTTAATTTCTTTGTGATGGTTAATAAACAATAACCAAAGCCATAATTTCATTTCAGAGCAAAAAAACTCAATCCACTCGATAAAAATCATACTCCTACTTGTGACATTGTTAAATAATGCTATGGCAATCCTTTACTAGACTATGGTTTTAAGTCATAGTCAAAATAGTTATTTTAAGGCCTATAGCTAGTAAAAATTGTACGGGgcaccctatttggtcgcccccatttaacatatacccattttttttaaaatgttttaatttgtatccattttttaaacaacttcagccccctttctcctccttctcctcctttgttttcttcttcttcttcttcttcttcttcttcttcttcttcttcttcttcttcttcttcttcttcttcttcttcttcttcttcttcttctttcttctactgttgttgatgctgctatgaaacttcagttcatgggatgattgtcataaatatgtttatcagattatttaaaaacaaattataaataattatgtaagttagtagacaataatttgtgaatatttccatgTAATTCTGTCCTTTTCACgtttattattttcaaaatttatgatttagatgttgttggcaatctgattattttatagtagcaatacactatgaaagaataaggtgattatttatctagtatgttagaaagctttttcaaaaacttcagcttatatagtgttgaagtttttacaaatgaactaaataattttagcatcttctactgaagtttttgaaaaaactttatgacaaaactaatgaatccagaacaaaaaaactttagcttatattgtgctgaagtttttacaaatgaactaaataatttcagcatcttctgctaaaGTTTTTGATAAAGCTTATCCAAGACAAAAAAACTccagcttatttagtgctaaagtttttacaaatgaactaaataacttcagcattttctgctgaagtttttgaaaagctTTAttacaaaactaatgaatccacgacaaaaaaaaacttcagttattttagtgctgaagtttttacaaatgaacccAATAACTTCAGcgtattgcctttgctacttcaggcccgtctactagaatgttgaagttttgcgtgattgtctttgctacttcagccccgtatgctgaagttacgcgaaaaagtgggtattCTTGCAATtatttttgcaaagcggacacaagttaaaacgtgacccaaaaagcgggtatagatgcaaatcccccaTTGGGTAATATAGCTGGAATTGGTGTTGTTATCGTTGACCAACTGGAGAAAGTTTTAACTTTTCTGGCCTGGCACCTAGTGTTTCTTTAGTAAACCCTAAAATATATGAGATACTGGAAATCAAGGCATAAAAATAAACAGAAAAACGGGAAAGAAAAAACTAAATCAAGTTGTGTTTGCTCAATGGTAATTAGCCTAAATAGAGAATGAAGTGTTATAAGCTGTACACCGTTAAGTGCAGACCTCAAATTTCACTAAAGATACTTTTTcataaaaattgcacggggcgccctatttggtcgcccccatttaacctatacccatttttttaaaaaagttttaacttgtactcattttttaaataacttcagcctctTTCtcatcctccttctcctccttcgttttcttcttcttctttttcttctttcttctactgttgttggtgctgctatgaaacttcagttcatgggatgattgtcataagtatgtttatcagattatttaaaaataaattataaataattacgtaagttagtagacaataatttgtgaatattttcacgtaattctgttcttttcacgtttattgtttccaaaatttatgatttagatactgttggcaatctgattattttatagtagtaatacactatgaaagaataaggcgattatttatctagtatgttagaaagctttttcgaAAACTTCAgtttatatagtgctgaagtttttacaaatgaactaaatagctgcagcatcttctgctgaagtttttgaaaaagcttatccaggataaaaaaaacttcagcttatatagtgctaaaatttttacaaatgaactaaataacttcagcatcttctggtgaagtttttgaaaaagcttatccaggacaaaaaaacttcagcttatttagtgttgaagtttttacaaatgaactaaataacttcagcatcttctgctgaagtttttgaaaaagctttatgacaaaactaatgaatccaggacaaaaaaacttcaactattttagtgctgaagtttttataaatgataTAAATCATTTAATcatcttatccaggacaaaaaaacttcagcgtattgcctttgctacttcaggcccgtctactagaatgttgCAGTTTTGCATGATTgcttttgctacttcagccccgtatgttgAAGTTACAcgaaaaagtgggtacacttGTAATTTCTTTTACAAAGCGAGCATAAGTTAAAACGTAACCCAAAAAACGAGTATAGATACCAATCCCCTCTTCTTTTAACTCATTCTCCATATTCGTGGGATAATTCCTTCCCTATAATTTATATTGTAAAATATTAGGAACAAATAAGAATTGGGTATATTATGTCACTTCGATATTCCTCTTATGTTGCTTGATCTTGGAAATTGAAGTTATTTTAAATAGATTGGAGAGAAAATGAAAGGAAGTTATTTCAATGTGAGGATAGATAGGCTGTGGCATTTGAACAAATGGTCCTTTTTAAGTGCCACTACTTCAATTTGGCTCAGTAGGTTAACAGGaataaatataaacaaaaaaagaattaacccaaatagtcgCCCACTCAATCACCTAAATTAAAAATAGCCGATGGACGtataatatatacataatttttataataTACGTGTATAGTTATGTATAATCagtatataatttatgtatattgctagaaaaagtaaacaataaatatcacCGGCTATTAGTGGAAAGATCCCCACAAAAGGCCATGATGCAACTTATCCAAATAGGTCGGGCAATTCCAAAGGAGAAAATTTGACTTTATACCTATTaagttgtcacgatccaaaaccgacccggtcgtgatagcacatatcgtgaaactaggccagccgacacatttccaaaatagttcaacatttcatttaaagcttaaataaTACCATTTCCAACTGAAATTTCCATAAAAGATGTAAAGTCAAAACCAAAATAAAAGTGGAAAATAAAATGTCCGAcctctggtgtcactagtcatgagcaataCTACATCTGTTTCGAAACATAACTAGACCAAAATAATCTGAAAATATCCAAAATATACTAGAAGGtagataaaaaaaaagagaaaggcggGACTGCGAACGTCAGGAAGCTACCTCACTATCTCCGATGAAATCCGCGTCTGGAATAGTCAACAGCCGCTACCGTGGCCTgagacacctggatctgcacacaaggtgcagggggtaacgtgagtacaccaactcagtaagtaacaagtccaaactatggtcTGATAGATAGTGACGAACTAAACCTCAATAGGTATCACAATTAGTCTGTAcagtaaagtaggcatgcttgGAGATCAAGTATTCAGCTCAATAGTAAGTAAATACAAATTTAAACAGTGTGAAGTATAAAGCTCAGCAAATCTCTTCGTACCAATGCACATAAAGCATGAAAATGTACCATGTAcctccactctcaagtgctcgACCGATCGGTACTATATATAGCCATCCGGCCtaggaaagatccatcccggaatatatacacatcactgacaacagtcacccagtaccgaggaaggccatttcATCCCTATGGAGAAGATACATCTTCAGGTAtaagtacttcggacaagatccatgtccagggaagatccatccctcaataatatcaactgcgctcactggggtgtgtagaCTCAGGAGGAGatcctttcagcccaagcgctataacaagccaacgaaggcataattAATATTCCactacgacgtgcagcccgatcccatactgtcaatcataatcaggctctcggcctcactcagtcatcactttTCAGTCTCATACACACGGGCTCACAGTGCCATAatactagcccgaaacaatgatatgatgtgccaaatgaTAACAACCGAGACTGAGACATAATAGAATATTCATGAACAAGACTGAGTATAGAGTATCGATGAAACTAATGATCTGACAGCAAAAACCGaccactcgggtctcaacagtatcggcgtAAAGCCCTAACATGAtgattagcatgatttacagctcattaacttaatcacataatcacaACATAGATAttagcaagaaagagtcactaagcggtgccatggaatgatccaggccgcaattctcacggtgcacgcccacacgcctatcacttggcatttgcgttaCCTCAATATCAATCATAGAatacatagttcggggtttcgaaccctcagaatcaagtttggaagcgttacttacctcaaaccaagccaaaatTCTAAcccgtgatgcccttgcctctcgattcggcctccaaatactccgaatctaaccaaaattagtatattatcatcaatatatgctaaaggaatgaaacccatacgaaaattatcaaattagaccaaaaattccgaatttggctcaaacccagcccccgggcccacatctcggaatccgataaaaattacaaaactagaaagcctattcgctcacgagtctacccatatcaaattcacaaaaatccGACGTCAAATGGTCATCCAAATCCCTAAATTAACTCTCTAATTCTCCTCCACTTTTCCCCCAATTTTTACCCCAAATTTCcaatttagatgttaaaaatcaagacacaatcatggaatttaaccaaaaacaagtgaagaacacttaccccaatcacttcTCTGAAAATTCCCTCTAAAATCGCCTTCTCCTGAGCTCTCTACTGAATTTTGaaattatgaactcaaaccctcatttttttgaacttaaacattctgcccagatatCTTCCTCTTCGCGAAGCACAAGCTGCCTCAAGCCAAAAGTaccttctttgcgaacgcaagGACACACTCGCGAATACAAAGACCACTCTGCttgaccctacgcgaacgcggaacaCCTCACGAACGCATAGGCTTAATTGCCTGAAGCTCGAAATGACTGTtgactctatgcgaacgcgattccctggtcgcgaacgcgtagccttaAACACATGAGCCTTCGCAAATGAGGGAACTACATCGCGAATGCAAAGAACACCCAGTTGCCCCTCTCaacatcccttcgcgaacgcgagaaccctctcgcgaacgcgatgaaggaattcTCTACAACAAAATACTAGAAAATATTCCAGCTTCCAAAACCAAGAATTGGTCCGttaccacctgaaactcaccc contains:
- the LOC138886487 gene encoding light-induced protein, chloroplastic-like, whose product is MASISSLNQIPCKTLQITSQYSKPTSKISTFPITSTNFPSISVKEFTNPKPKFTAQAKNYDKDDEWGPEVEQIKPSGGGVAVAEEEPPKEPSEIELLKKQLVDSFYGTNRGLSASSETRAEIVELITKLESMNPTPAPTEALPLLNGKWILAYTSFSGLFPLLSRGTLPLVRVEEISQTIDSETFVVQNCVVFAGPLATTSITTNAKFEVRSPKRVQIKFDEGIIGTPQLTDSIELPENVEFLGQKIDLSRFKGLINSVQDTASSVAKSISSQPPIKFPISNSNAQSWLLTTYLDDELRISRGDGGSVFVLIKEGSPLLKP